Proteins from one Dysgonomonas sp. HDW5A genomic window:
- a CDS encoding OmpA family protein produces the protein MNKKVFFTTFLFIASLFSLTAQEESSRTLIVDEVEYGQPNQTYNTYKTTWKKNRFKDNWIISLGGGAQTYFGIDDSKGPTQDRVTFAPQFSIAKYFSPIWGLRLNFTGGSLHGFNDGSFGTYVKWNHGTKDYMGQSVVGTPGYPNTSPSASMLTWDPAWNHMFDLTLKDANGNTIPGYNTDIIGLDGDNYYWRPGREQGKLYMQHIKYVQANIDFMFDFFNLVGNYNPKRFFEITPFGGIGIYNAFSNMGSVNMLVAGVHGGLITKFRLSERLGLNAEFSGSVVPDSFDGQIGDTKSMEGIGQATLSVAYKFGRTDWEVAEPMDYELVNRLNDEINTLRERNAKLAAKECPTCPPPPPVVKAEPTSDVKFLPDPVFFRLDKSVIDPSEWARIDKAATYLTEHPDVNVVVTGYADKKTGNPQYNMKLSERRAKTVAQALIEQYGINPLRVSINWSGDKIQPFKINEWNRVVIFVIE, from the coding sequence ATGAACAAAAAGGTTTTCTTCACTACATTTTTATTTATTGCCAGCCTTTTTTCATTAACAGCTCAAGAAGAGTCGAGCCGTACTCTTATTGTTGATGAAGTCGAATATGGTCAACCGAATCAGACCTATAATACATATAAGACTACTTGGAAAAAGAATCGCTTTAAAGATAACTGGATTATCTCTCTTGGAGGTGGTGCTCAGACGTATTTTGGAATTGATGACAGTAAAGGTCCAACACAAGATCGTGTAACATTTGCTCCTCAATTTTCGATCGCTAAGTATTTTTCTCCAATTTGGGGATTAAGATTAAACTTTACCGGAGGTTCTCTCCATGGCTTTAACGATGGTAGTTTTGGAACGTATGTAAAATGGAATCACGGTACTAAAGATTATATGGGGCAAAGTGTAGTCGGTACTCCTGGTTACCCCAATACAAGTCCATCTGCTTCTATGCTAACATGGGATCCTGCGTGGAATCACATGTTTGATTTGACTCTGAAAGATGCAAATGGAAATACTATTCCTGGTTATAATACTGATATTATTGGCCTAGACGGAGATAATTACTATTGGAGACCTGGTAGAGAACAAGGTAAGCTATATATGCAACATATTAAGTATGTTCAAGCTAATATTGACTTTATGTTTGATTTCTTCAACTTGGTAGGTAATTATAATCCAAAACGTTTCTTTGAAATTACTCCTTTTGGTGGTATTGGTATATATAATGCATTCTCTAATATGGGAAGTGTCAATATGTTGGTTGCCGGTGTTCATGGAGGACTTATTACCAAATTTAGGTTAAGTGAAAGACTGGGATTAAATGCAGAGTTTTCAGGTTCTGTAGTTCCAGATTCATTTGACGGTCAAATAGGTGATACTAAATCGATGGAAGGTATTGGTCAGGCTACATTGTCTGTTGCTTACAAATTTGGAAGAACAGATTGGGAAGTTGCTGAACCTATGGATTATGAATTGGTAAATCGTCTAAACGATGAAATAAATACATTAAGAGAACGTAATGCTAAACTGGCTGCGAAAGAGTGTCCTACCTGTCCTCCTCCACCCCCAGTTGTAAAAGCTGAACCTACTTCGGATGTTAAATTCTTACCTGATCCTGTATTCTTTAGACTTGACAAGTCGGTAATAGATCCATCTGAATGGGCTAGAATCGATAAGGCAGCTACTTACTTAACTGAACATCCTGATGTGAATGTTGTAGTTACAGGATATGCTGATAAGAAAACTGGTAATCCTCAGTATAATATGAAACTTTCGGAGCGTCGTGCCAAGACAGTAGCTCAAGCATTGATCGAACAATATGGCATCAATCCTCTAAGAGTATCTATTAACTGGTCGGGGGATAAGATCCAACCATTTAAAATAAATGAATGGAACCGTGTTGTAATATTTGTTATTGAATAA
- a CDS encoding Gfo/Idh/MocA family protein — MKTINWGIIGCGNVCEKKSGPSFYKIEHSNLVAVMRRDLDKVKDYAMRHKVDKYYTDADQLIADSQVDAVYIATPPNTHMQYAIKAMQAGKLVYVEKPMGMNSAECEEMIRTSETTNQKLFVAFYRRALPYFLKVKELLESGVIGNVLTVEVKQYRSPRVSDLTSSDHTWRVDKDIAGEGYFYDLAPHTLDILDFLLGEITDAKGFSANLGQFYEVKDTISAILKFKSGIIGSGRWCFVTSAQTDVDSIIITGTKGEIRFSTFAFSPILLLSDTASESFDIPSPEHIQQPLIQTIVDELRGVGKCPSTGVSGARTSRVMDMILNA, encoded by the coding sequence ATGAAAACAATTAATTGGGGTATTATAGGTTGTGGAAATGTTTGTGAAAAAAAGAGCGGACCTTCTTTCTATAAGATAGAACATTCGAATCTGGTGGCGGTGATGAGACGAGATCTGGATAAGGTAAAGGATTATGCCATGCGACATAAGGTCGATAAATATTATACAGATGCTGATCAGTTGATTGCCGATTCTCAAGTGGATGCTGTGTATATTGCAACACCTCCTAATACTCATATGCAGTATGCAATTAAAGCTATGCAGGCAGGTAAGCTGGTATATGTTGAAAAGCCCATGGGGATGAACTCAGCCGAGTGTGAAGAGATGATCCGAACTTCGGAAACCACTAATCAGAAGCTGTTTGTTGCTTTTTACCGTAGAGCACTGCCTTACTTCTTAAAAGTGAAAGAATTGCTGGAGAGTGGAGTTATAGGTAACGTTTTAACTGTTGAGGTAAAGCAATACCGCTCTCCGAGGGTTTCTGATTTAACTTCTTCCGATCATACATGGCGAGTAGACAAAGATATAGCCGGTGAAGGTTACTTTTACGATCTGGCACCTCATACCTTAGACATTCTAGATTTTTTGTTGGGAGAGATTACCGATGCTAAAGGTTTCTCTGCAAACCTGGGTCAATTCTATGAAGTGAAGGATACCATTTCAGCCATTCTTAAATTTAAGTCAGGAATCATAGGTAGTGGACGTTGGTGCTTTGTTACTTCGGCTCAAACAGATGTAGACTCTATTATTATTACCGGAACTAAGGGCGAGATAAGATTCAGTACATTTGCCTTCTCTCCTATCTTATTACTCTCGGATACAGCTTCAGAGAGCTTTGATATACCCTCACCTGAACACATTCAGCAGCCATTGATTCAAACAATAGTAGATGAACTGAGAGGTGTTGGAAAATGCCCCTCGACAGGTGTTAGCGGTGCTAGAACCTCGCGTGTAATGGATATGATTCTCAATGCTTAA
- a CDS encoding dihydroorotase: protein MYLIQNATIINEGESIKGSVLIEREIIKAIYKENSVPSEILNKATIIDAEGLWLIPGVIDDQVHFRDPGLTHKGDIASESKAAISGGVTSYMEMPNTKPQTTSIEALDAKFEVASQKSYANYSFYLGATNDNLAELRKIDKKNTCGVKIFMGSSTGNMLVDKRKALEAIFAEIDMIITTHCEEEEIIQKNIAYYKDLLGDDIPVKYHPLIRSAEACYQSSAKAVELADKYGARLHILHLSTEREISLFDVKPLTDKKITGEVCVHHLWFSDEDYEKYGNRIKWNPAVKTKEDRDALLQGLLKGKLDVIATDHAPHLLEEKTGGCLQAASGGPLVQHSLQMMLEMSKQGKISKEEVVNKMCHAPATLFRINKRGYIREGYFADLVLVNPNKDYTITQENILYKCKWSPLENETVSTSIEKTFLNGQIAFENGQVNEVRGQALTFNN from the coding sequence ATGTACCTTATTCAAAATGCAACCATAATAAATGAGGGTGAATCGATTAAAGGTTCTGTTCTTATAGAGAGAGAAATCATTAAGGCTATTTACAAAGAGAATAGTGTTCCGTCTGAAATCCTTAACAAGGCAACCATTATCGATGCCGAAGGATTATGGTTAATACCGGGTGTCATAGACGATCAGGTACACTTTAGAGATCCGGGACTGACCCATAAGGGCGATATTGCCTCCGAGAGTAAGGCTGCGATTTCGGGGGGAGTGACTTCGTACATGGAAATGCCTAATACTAAGCCTCAAACAACATCAATTGAAGCACTCGACGCCAAATTTGAAGTAGCATCACAAAAATCATATGCCAACTATTCTTTCTATTTGGGAGCTACCAACGATAATCTGGCTGAACTTCGTAAAATCGACAAAAAAAATACTTGCGGTGTCAAAATATTCATGGGTTCTTCTACCGGCAATATGCTGGTTGATAAACGCAAAGCACTGGAAGCTATATTTGCAGAGATTGATATGATCATAACCACTCACTGCGAAGAGGAAGAAATCATACAAAAAAATATCGCATACTACAAAGATCTGTTAGGTGACGATATCCCCGTTAAGTATCACCCATTGATAAGAAGTGCGGAAGCCTGCTATCAATCGTCAGCCAAAGCGGTAGAGCTTGCGGATAAGTATGGTGCAAGACTTCACATATTACACCTGTCAACAGAAAGAGAAATCAGCCTGTTTGATGTGAAACCACTGACAGATAAAAAAATAACGGGAGAGGTTTGTGTACATCACCTTTGGTTCTCCGATGAAGATTATGAGAAATACGGAAATCGTATCAAATGGAATCCGGCAGTAAAAACAAAAGAAGACAGAGATGCTCTTCTACAGGGGCTTCTCAAAGGCAAACTGGATGTTATAGCGACAGACCATGCTCCACATTTATTGGAGGAAAAAACAGGTGGATGTCTTCAAGCGGCATCGGGAGGTCCACTAGTACAACATTCATTGCAAATGATGCTAGAGATGTCTAAACAAGGAAAAATATCGAAAGAAGAAGTAGTTAACAAAATGTGCCATGCTCCGGCAACTTTATTCAGGATAAACAAGCGTGGATATATTCGTGAAGGTTATTTTGCCGATCTGGTTCTTGTAAATCCAAACAAGGATTATACTATTACACAAGAGAATATTCTATATAAGTGCAAATGGTCTCCACTCGAAAACGAGACGGTATCGACATCTATTGAGAAAACATTCCTTAACGGACAAATTGCTTTTGAAAACGGACAGGTAAACGAAGTAAGAGGGCAAGCTCTGACCTTCAACAACTAA